A window from Chitinophaga filiformis encodes these proteins:
- a CDS encoding efflux RND transporter permease subunit: MNLIRSALRKPISILVIVAALFFFGVGAVRTIKVDIFPKLDLPVMYIAHPFGGYTPTQMEAYFGKQYINVLLYVNGIKTIETKNIQGLSLLKVSFYPGTNMAQAQAELSAFCNRIQAIFPPGSQPPFIIRFDASTLPVGELVLSSEKRNNNELLDLANTYVRSSFTSIPGLVSAPPFGGNLRTIVIKADPELLRSHNMTPDQLVEALRINNQTSPSGNVRIGDINFITPANTAIRTVKDFENIPLFKGGVQNLYLRDVATVEDGADITAGYALVNGRRSVYLSVAKAGDASTWEVVQKLKKALPKFQALLPEDVKLTYEFDQSVYVINAVKSLISEGTIGAILTGLMVLIFLGDPRGALIVILTIPTSIIAAVLCLKIAGQTINIMTLSGLALAIGILVDESTVTIENIHQHLDMGKPKGLAIWDACKEIAFPKLLILFCILAVFAPAFTMGGIPGSLFLPLALAIGFAMIISYFLAQTFVPIMANWLMKAHPHGPDHIMSKKELAEKADMNNNGKLSFFEKVRNRFMRFIERIMPARKVIVSVYIIAGIGLVVLLLNTIGRDVLPRGNGSQFQLRLRAPQGTRAERTEEITIKTVQAIKSIVGPENVAISSSYVGQHPGQFSISPIYLFMPGPQEAVIQVALKEDYKVNMDELKDKIREKMKAELPGVLPSFEPIELTDKILSQGSPTPIEIRLSGRNKQLNEQYAEKVIAQLKKIPYLRDVQLGQSTKYPSLKITIDRVRAAQLGVDVSDISRSLIASTSSSRYTEKNIWIDEKSNLSYSVQVQVPENKMTAVEDIAEIPLLRNASRPVLGDVATITRDTTYGEADNLGAIPSLSVTANTNNIDLGTATEDVNKAIASIGELPRGLNVELIGLSSTLTETLDSLQSGLIVAVVVIFLMLAANFQSFKVSLVVLASVPAVLIGSLTLLLITGSTLNLQSYMGIIMSVGVSISNAVLLITNAEQLRLGNANALLSAKEAVALRFRPILMTSLAMVAGMIPMASGLGESGDQTSPLGRAVIGGLIASTFSTLFILPLVFAWAQGKTTTQSVSLDPEDKESKNYVPSLHE; the protein is encoded by the coding sequence ATGAACCTGATAAGATCAGCATTACGCAAACCAATATCCATACTGGTAATAGTGGCTGCCCTCTTCTTCTTCGGCGTAGGCGCTGTAAGAACGATCAAGGTAGACATCTTCCCCAAGCTGGACCTGCCGGTGATGTACATTGCCCACCCATTTGGTGGATATACGCCTACCCAGATGGAGGCATATTTCGGTAAGCAGTATATCAACGTCCTGCTTTACGTGAACGGTATCAAAACCATTGAAACAAAAAATATACAAGGCCTCAGCCTTCTCAAGGTGAGTTTTTATCCCGGTACGAATATGGCACAGGCGCAGGCAGAGCTAAGCGCCTTCTGTAACCGTATACAGGCCATTTTCCCGCCAGGCTCTCAACCGCCCTTCATTATCCGTTTCGACGCTTCTACCCTGCCTGTTGGCGAGCTGGTATTAAGCAGCGAAAAACGTAACAATAATGAGCTGCTGGACCTGGCCAACACTTATGTACGTTCTTCCTTCACCTCCATTCCCGGCCTGGTGTCTGCACCGCCCTTTGGTGGTAACCTGCGTACGATAGTGATCAAGGCGGATCCTGAACTGCTGCGTTCTCACAATATGACGCCCGACCAGCTGGTAGAGGCCCTGCGTATCAACAATCAGACCTCTCCTTCAGGTAACGTACGTATCGGCGATATCAACTTTATCACGCCGGCCAACACCGCCATCCGTACAGTAAAAGACTTTGAGAACATTCCGCTTTTCAAGGGCGGTGTACAAAACCTTTATCTCCGCGATGTAGCAACGGTGGAAGATGGCGCCGATATTACCGCCGGTTATGCACTGGTGAACGGACGCCGTTCCGTATACCTGAGTGTGGCCAAAGCCGGTGATGCATCTACCTGGGAAGTAGTGCAGAAACTGAAAAAGGCATTGCCGAAATTCCAGGCGCTGTTGCCCGAAGATGTAAAACTGACATATGAATTTGACCAGTCCGTATATGTGATCAACGCTGTAAAAAGCCTGATCAGTGAGGGTACCATTGGTGCGATCCTTACGGGTCTGATGGTACTGATCTTCCTCGGCGACCCAAGAGGTGCGCTGATCGTGATACTGACCATCCCGACATCTATCATTGCCGCCGTGCTCTGTCTGAAAATAGCAGGACAGACCATCAACATTATGACACTGAGCGGGCTGGCGCTGGCCATTGGCATCCTGGTGGACGAGAGTACGGTGACGATAGAAAACATACACCAGCACCTGGATATGGGTAAGCCGAAAGGACTGGCTATCTGGGATGCATGTAAGGAAATTGCCTTCCCAAAACTGCTCATCCTGTTCTGTATACTGGCAGTATTTGCACCGGCATTCACCATGGGTGGCATTCCGGGATCATTGTTCCTGCCGCTGGCATTGGCCATTGGTTTTGCCATGATCATTTCTTACTTCCTGGCACAGACCTTCGTACCTATCATGGCCAATTGGCTGATGAAGGCGCATCCACATGGGCCGGATCATATCATGAGCAAGAAGGAACTGGCAGAAAAGGCAGATATGAACAACAACGGTAAGCTTTCCTTCTTCGAAAAGGTACGCAATCGTTTTATGCGTTTCATAGAGCGGATCATGCCTGCCCGTAAAGTGATCGTATCGGTATACATCATAGCGGGAATCGGATTGGTGGTACTGTTGCTGAACACGATAGGCAGGGACGTATTGCCACGCGGCAACGGCAGCCAGTTCCAGCTGAGATTGCGTGCGCCGCAGGGAACGCGTGCTGAAAGAACGGAAGAGATCACCATCAAAACGGTACAGGCTATCAAAAGCATTGTAGGCCCGGAAAATGTAGCTATTTCATCTTCTTATGTAGGCCAACATCCCGGACAATTCTCTATCAGTCCCATTTACCTGTTCATGCCCGGCCCACAGGAAGCGGTGATACAGGTTGCACTGAAAGAAGATTATAAGGTGAATATGGACGAACTGAAAGATAAGATCAGGGAAAAGATGAAGGCAGAACTGCCGGGTGTCCTGCCATCTTTTGAACCGATAGAACTGACAGATAAGATCCTGAGCCAGGGCTCTCCTACACCGATAGAAATAAGGCTTTCCGGCAGGAATAAGCAACTCAATGAGCAGTATGCGGAAAAGGTGATCGCACAACTGAAAAAGATCCCTTATCTGCGCGATGTACAGCTTGGACAGTCTACAAAATATCCCTCATTGAAGATCACGATAGACCGTGTACGCGCCGCTCAGCTGGGCGTAGATGTAAGTGATATTTCCCGCTCGCTGATCGCGTCCACATCTTCTTCCCGTTATACAGAGAAGAACATCTGGATAGATGAGAAATCAAATCTCAGTTACAGCGTGCAGGTACAGGTGCCTGAAAATAAAATGACGGCTGTTGAGGACATCGCAGAAATTCCGCTGCTGAGAAATGCCAGCAGGCCGGTACTGGGAGATGTGGCCACCATTACCAGGGATACAACGTATGGCGAAGCAGACAACCTGGGCGCCATTCCTTCGCTCTCCGTTACAGCAAACACGAATAATATAGATTTGGGTACCGCTACGGAAGATGTAAACAAAGCCATTGCATCCATCGGTGAGCTGCCACGTGGCCTGAACGTGGAACTGATCGGTCTGAGCTCAACGCTTACGGAAACGCTGGACAGCCTGCAATCCGGGTTGATTGTAGCGGTAGTGGTGATATTCCTGATGCTGGCAGCTAACTTCCAGTCCTTCAAGGTATCGCTGGTGGTACTGGCATCGGTACCGGCGGTACTGATCGGTTCACTGACATTGCTGCTTATTACCGGGTCTACATTGAACCTGCAGTCTTATATGGGTATCATCATGTCGGTGGGCGTATCTATATCAAACGCCGTACTGCTGATCACCAATGCAGAGCAGCTGCGCCTGGGAAATGCCAATGCTTTGCTTTCTGCAAAAGAAGCCGTAGCATTACGTTTCCGTCCTATCCTCATGACCAGCCTTGCGATGGTGGCAGGTATGATCCCGATGGCAAGCGGCCTGGGAGAATCCGGCGACCAGACATCTCCGCTGGGACGTGCGGTGATCGGAGGGCTGATCGCCTCTACCTTCAGCACCCTCTTCATTTTACCGCTGGTATTTGCATGGGCGCAGGGTAAGACAACTACACAATCAGTGTCACTCGATCCGGAAGATAAAGAAAGTAAAAACTATGTACCATCCTTACACGAATAA